One window of Chamaesiphon minutus PCC 6605 genomic DNA carries:
- a CDS encoding pentapeptide repeat-containing protein, with translation MYAKELIQCYEAGERDFKGVVLDDEDLSGQDLNGIDFEGASLARVNFDQTCLSGANLCNVDLRGVRLFESGWNDANLRGANLENADISFSSFENSNLREANLKGIKLHRVDLTRTNLQGADFSEAKVDYSDFSGCLYDSETIFDDCIYESGYESLTGEEIYGKLATIAISIEAGANLQKSDLRNTDLSDVDLSEVNLSDANLQYADLSDVDLSEANLSNANLQYADLSRSVLFQANLENADLDYADLTDADLEQANLANAQTRMATFCNTTMPDGTIRDDGCADEEEELDDEQEE, from the coding sequence GATGATGAAGATCTAAGTGGGCAAGATTTAAACGGTATTGATTTTGAAGGTGCTAGTCTAGCTCGTGTTAATTTCGACCAAACCTGTTTGTCAGGGGCAAATCTATGTAATGTAGATTTGAGAGGTGTAAGATTATTTGAATCTGGATGGAATGATGCAAATCTAAGAGGAGCTAATTTAGAAAATGCCGACATATCATTTTCTTCATTTGAAAATTCTAATCTTCGAGAAGCAAACTTAAAAGGAATTAAATTACATCGGGTTGACTTAACCAGAACTAACTTGCAGGGAGCTGATTTTAGTGAAGCCAAGGTAGACTATAGTGATTTCAGTGGATGTCTTTATGACTCAGAAACTATTTTTGACGATTGTATCTATGAGTCAGGCTATGAGTCTCTGACTGGTGAGGAGATTTATGGGAAGTTAGCCACAATCGCAATATCGATCGAGGCAGGGGCTAATTTACAGAAAAGCGATTTAAGAAACACAGATCTAAGTGATGTCGATCTAAGTGAAGTCAATCTAAGCGATGCTAATCTTCAATATGCAGATCTAAGTGATGTCGATCTAAGTGAAGCAAATCTAAGCAATGCTAATCTTCAGTATGCAGATCTGAGCAGATCTGTTCTCTTCCAAGCAAATCTCGAAAATGCCGATCTAGATTATGCAGATCTAACAGATGCAGATCTCGAACAAGCTAATCTTGCTAATGCTCAAACTCGCATGGCTACCTTTTGCAATACAACTATGCCAGATGGAACTATTCGAGATGATGGATGTGCAGACGAAGAGGAAGAGCTTGATGATGAGCAAGAGGAATAA